One genomic window of Dehalococcoidales bacterium includes the following:
- a CDS encoding SDR family oxidoreductase, with protein sequence LGRRSLGIECDAASKKEVDAMFEKALSEFGRIDILVNNAGGLQVRPETSFASSVPEEDLRREVDRNLMSCIFGCQAAAIPMKEQHSGRIVNVSSQAGLKGSPNGHYSSYGIAKAAIINYTQYLAGELAPHGINVNCIAPAFIGTGRMMQRSFNTKPGQLEAMEKSIPLGRVGTAEDCAKVVEFLVTDLSDYVVGQCIRICGGVLLF encoded by the coding sequence CTGGGTCGCCGGTCTCTGGGAATCGAATGCGATGCCGCCAGCAAGAAGGAAGTAGATGCCATGTTCGAAAAGGCACTCAGTGAGTTCGGCCGTATCGATATCCTGGTGAACAATGCCGGAGGCTTGCAGGTCAGGCCGGAGACCAGCTTCGCTTCCTCGGTACCGGAGGAGGACTTAAGGCGCGAGGTAGACCGGAACCTGATGAGCTGTATATTCGGCTGCCAGGCCGCGGCAATACCGATGAAAGAGCAGCACAGCGGCCGGATAGTGAACGTGTCGTCACAGGCGGGGCTGAAGGGTTCTCCCAATGGTCACTATTCCTCGTACGGCATAGCGAAAGCGGCCATCATCAACTACACGCAGTACCTTGCCGGGGAGCTTGCCCCCCATGGTATTAATGTCAACTGCATTGCACCGGCCTTCATCGGGACCGGCCGGATGATGCAACGGAGCTTCAACACGAAACCGGGCCAGCTTGAAGCGATGGAAAAGTCTATCCCGCTGGGCAGGGTCGGTACTGCCGAGGACTGTGCCAAGGTGGTGGAGTTCCTGGTAACCGACCTTTCCGATTACGTGGTCGGACAGTGCATCCGCATTTGCGGCGGGGTGCTGCTGTTCTAG